From a single Entelurus aequoreus isolate RoL-2023_Sb linkage group LG12, RoL_Eaeq_v1.1, whole genome shotgun sequence genomic region:
- the LOC133662804 gene encoding LOW QUALITY PROTEIN: toll-like receptor 1 (The sequence of the model RefSeq protein was modified relative to this genomic sequence to represent the inferred CDS: inserted 1 base in 1 codon; deleted 3 bases in 3 codons) codes for MLTQRTGVAVLFLFSLSTPDCMAAGADKKAFDFCVTSRRRVEDLSYHNLTFVPLNLPNTPEYLDISHNSIQRFAKGAFHQLSQLCFLKATHCGLREISHSVFTHTPALKVLNISNNELTIIPDFSLQHLTILDLADNVYNSYKLPESFQNLTNLKVLSLGSKTAQTVDLNDFTAVMNIPLHHLLLGAGVPWQKYESGALGKLSLQKISIFGSFCKRFDMFHNLLVDLNTTRAKALRFSPVFPDDCRVTDDAFLNLRTMSYVQNLTIENTWINSSFMEMLLKDVWLSSLQDLSFVNITYNEDTPDGFQFHSLNHTVNVRYVTFDGIHHYQYKYPIINTSFEAXANLSYLKFSGSGMNILPCKLLSTMPSLETLDVSDNLLKDLGFWWPTCSYTSVFPKLKRLFMSKNRFQDLAFISKKTHQMNSLESLDLSSNSIELKDNCSWPTYLTELNLANNNLGNNIFQYLSPHFERIDLSKSGITALTQEDLCRFPKLTHLLLSSNIIQALPELLHAPALISLHVDQNAITALSKNVLGGLPKLRNLKAGNNPLICSCDLHWFLTALNKSLLLDWPLDYYCSTPAKLAGLPLSEYKTSVISCDTRLQTTVAFSVIIVISTALGLLFYKLDGVWYTKMLWVWIRVKRRAKKHSHMLKNMSFSHHAFISYSHRDTNFVQSTLVPSLENAGLFLCVHERDFVPGHWIIDNIINCVESSYKTLFVLSKHFVQSEWCNYELFFAQHRAIDIQQDSLVFILLEPIPTDSLPKKYLRLRSLLRRQTYLEWPTEERKQQVFWASLRSMLHVADKSVVLRDVALAISDTATLITNQG; via the exons ATGTTAACCCAAAG GACAGGTGTGGCTGTCCTCTTCTTGTTTTCCCTGTCAACTCCAGACTGCATGGCCGCTGGCGCAGACAAAAAGGCGTTTGACTTTTGTGTGACTTCACGGAGGCGAGTGGAAGACCTTTCCTATCATAATCTAACCTTTGTTCCGTTAAATCTCCCTAACACCCCCGAGTATCTGGACATCTCTCACAACTCTATTCAAAGATTTGCCAAAGGGGCTTTCCACCAACTGTCTCAACTGTGTTTTTTGAAGGCGACTCATTGCGGCCTCAGGGAAATTTCTCACAGTGTGTTTACACACACTCCAGCGCTCAAAGTTCTCAATATATCCAACAATGAATTAACTATTATTCCGGATTTTTCGCTGCAGCATCTGACCATCTTGGATTTGGCAGACAATGTTTACAATAGCTATAAGCTACCGGAGTCTTTTCAGAACCTTACAAATCTGAAAGTATTGTCATTAGGAAGTAAAACAGCTCAGACTGTGGATTTAAATGACTTCACAGCAGTAATGAACATCCCCTTGCATCATTTGCTTCTGGGTGCAGGTGTTCCCTGGCAAAAGTATGAATCAGGAGCTTTGGGAAAACTGTCCCTGCAGAAAATATCTATTTTTGGGTCGTTTTGCAAGCGCTTTGATATGTTCCACAACCTTCTGGTGGATCTGAATACGACACGAGCGAAGGCCTTGAGGTTCAGCCCAGTGTTCCCAGATGACTGCAGAGTCACTGACGACGCCTTCCTAAATCTGAGAACAATGTCTTACGTGCAAAACCTCACCATCGAGAACACGTGGATAAACAGTTCGTTCATGGAGATGTTGCTCAAGGACGTTTGGCTCTCATCTCTTCAGGATCTGTCGTTTGTCAACATCACATACAATGAAGATACACCGGATGGGTTTCAGTTCCACTCCCTCAATCACACAGTAAATGTTCGCTATGTGACATTTGATGGCATCCATCATTATCAGTATAAATACCCCATAATTAACACAAGCTTTGAGG TGGCAAATCTCAGCTATCTAAAGTTCTCTGGGAGCGGAATGAACATTTTACCCTGCAAACTCCTGTCCACCATGCCATCTTTAGAAACCCTGGACGTGTCAGATAACCTCCTGAAGGATTTAGGCTTCTGGTGGCCTACTTGTTCGTACACCTCCGTCTTTCCAAAACTGAAGCGCTTATTTATGAGTAAAAACCGCTTTCAGGACCTAGCTTTCATCTCAAAAAAGACCCATCAGATGAACTCTCTCGAGTCTTTAGATTTGAGCTCAAATTCCATTGAATTGAAGGACAACTGCTCTTGGCCCACGTATCTGACTGAACTCAATCTAGCGAATAACAATCTCggaaacaacattttccagtatCTGTCACCACATTTTGAGCGGATCGACTTATCAAAATCTGGAATAACGGCTTTAACACAAGAGGACCTGTGCCGGTTCCCAAAACTGACCCACCTTCTGCTCAGTTCCAACATCATCCAAGCGCTCCCTGAGCTACTCCATGCCCCTGCTCTAATTAGCCTCCACGTGGACCAGAATGCCATCACAGCTCTTTCCAAGAATGTCTTAGGGGGACTTCCCAAGCTTCGCAACCTTAAAGCTGGAAACAATCCCCTTATATGCTCCTGCGACCTCCACTGGTTCCTCACTGCCTTAAACAAGTCCTTACTCTTGGACTGGCCCTTGGACTATTATTGCAGCACCCCAGCAAAGTTGGCAGGCCTGCCTCTCTCCGAGTACAAAACCAGCGTGATCTCATGCGATACACGACTCCAGACTACAGTCGCATTCTCAGTGATAATCGTCATATCTACAGCCCTGGGCCTGCTTTTCTACAAACTGGATGGTGTGTGGTACACCAAGATGTTATGGGTATGGATTAGGGTGAAGAGGCGAGCCAAAAAACACTCCCACATGCTGAAGAACATGTCGTTTTCC CACCACGCGTTCATCTCCTACAGTCACCGTGATACCAACTTTGTACAAAGTACGCTGGTGCCCTCTCTTGAGAATGCAGGGCTTTTCTTATGTGTCCACGAACGAGATTTCGTACCAGGCCATTGGATCATCGACAACATCATCAACTGTGTAGAGTCCAGCTACAAAACGCTATTTGTCCTCTCTAAACATTTTGTCCAAAGCGAATGGTGCAACTATGAGCTTTTCTTTGCCCAGCACAGAGCCATCGACATCCAGCAGGACTCGCTGGTTTTCATCCTATTGGAACCAATCCCCACTGATTCTTTGCCCAAAAAGTACTTGAGACTTCGAAGTTTGCTGAGGCGGCAGACGTACCTGGAGTGGCCAACGGAA GAGCGGAAGCAGCAGGTTTTTTGGGCGAGTCTTAGGTCCATGCTGCACGTGGCAGACAAATCTGTGGTTTTAAGGGACGTG GCATTGGCAATTTCGGATACCGCCACACTAATCACAAACCAAGGTTAA